From Halapricum desulfuricans, a single genomic window includes:
- a CDS encoding HAMP domain-containing protein has protein sequence MSSDQTDGSDKSSRGGGLMGIVRKILPEFIRKSFAIKFGIALLIIGLSVGAAGFVGSELVKDEVHDQINDQYSNLAKNDANGLQTWVADNGQETLQLTRIFDGKTDAEVHDWLSTEKNQGGDYLSQGYTIHYVKPGNGSDPAQIVASTDGAPDRSAINPNENRTAPVSGINQTVAAELADLKDSGDTIRLTDAYISDEGTSRFGGIHLAYIALVDDPGTGEQRAVIYSIATEAYTGGFTAGLGTGLDSGVAMVVDDDDQIIMEGYASSIHDSIHQYDQWKKPITEVRSQNSRVGMASDTAAGGVLDGSKWDQATNYNLNGERYVVGAAPVTSVTLSGSTSVEVDWVVLEHTNRQTAYGDVEAVSNQSLAATLVGVLLIGIFGAVLGRNTSKSIDRLKGKAEEMEEGNLDVDLYSPRDDQIGQLYGGFANMRDALQQQIEEAEQARKEAEVSRAEAMEMSNYLQDRADEYAEIMQQCASGDLTQRMEPDGENEAMDRIASEFNEMIDELEKTTGQLKSFADEVETAGEVVQTSSESVRDASEQVADSIQKISDDAYDQKERLQEISNAMDDIAHDLEEFAAENDVDFGDSLDRIEEIATTLNQVVELSEQTMAESENVAGAAEEQAAELNEVSQRAEDLSRYARPLREVLDRFETESEHEFYFPTGPGSGEANVPDDEQ, from the coding sequence ATGAGCAGTGATCAAACCGACGGGTCGGACAAGAGCTCGAGAGGCGGCGGGCTCATGGGCATCGTACGAAAGATACTCCCGGAATTCATTCGAAAGAGCTTCGCGATCAAATTCGGTATCGCGCTATTGATAATCGGCCTCTCAGTCGGGGCGGCCGGATTCGTGGGATCGGAACTCGTCAAAGACGAGGTCCACGACCAGATCAACGATCAGTACAGCAATCTCGCGAAAAACGATGCGAACGGGCTACAGACGTGGGTCGCGGACAACGGCCAGGAGACGCTGCAGTTGACGAGGATTTTCGACGGGAAGACCGACGCGGAAGTTCACGACTGGCTGTCGACCGAAAAGAACCAGGGCGGAGACTATCTGAGCCAGGGATACACGATCCACTACGTCAAGCCGGGCAACGGTTCGGACCCCGCACAGATCGTCGCGTCCACCGACGGCGCACCCGATCGGTCCGCGATAAATCCGAACGAAAACAGGACGGCACCCGTTTCGGGTATCAACCAGACCGTCGCAGCCGAACTGGCGGACCTGAAAGACTCCGGAGATACGATCAGGCTGACGGACGCGTACATCAGCGACGAGGGGACCTCACGGTTCGGAGGCATACATCTCGCATACATCGCCCTCGTCGATGACCCCGGTACCGGCGAACAGCGGGCAGTCATCTACTCGATCGCAACGGAAGCGTACACTGGCGGCTTTACTGCCGGTCTCGGCACTGGTCTCGACAGTGGCGTCGCGATGGTCGTCGACGACGACGACCAGATCATCATGGAGGGGTACGCGAGTTCGATCCACGACTCGATCCACCAGTACGACCAGTGGAAGAAACCGATCACGGAGGTCCGCAGCCAGAACAGCCGCGTCGGCATGGCATCGGACACGGCTGCGGGCGGTGTCCTCGATGGGTCCAAATGGGATCAGGCGACTAACTATAACCTCAACGGGGAGAGATACGTCGTCGGTGCGGCACCAGTCACCTCTGTCACCCTGAGCGGTTCGACCTCGGTCGAGGTCGACTGGGTCGTGCTCGAACACACGAACCGCCAGACTGCATACGGTGACGTCGAGGCGGTCTCGAACCAGTCGCTCGCTGCGACCCTCGTCGGCGTCCTCCTGATCGGCATCTTCGGTGCAGTGCTCGGCCGGAACACGTCCAAGTCCATCGACCGGCTGAAAGGCAAAGCCGAGGAGATGGAAGAAGGAAACCTCGACGTGGACCTGTACTCGCCACGCGACGACCAGATCGGGCAGCTATACGGCGGCTTCGCCAACATGCGCGATGCGCTGCAACAGCAGATTGAAGAGGCCGAACAGGCTCGCAAGGAAGCGGAGGTATCCCGAGCGGAAGCGATGGAGATGTCCAACTACCTCCAGGACCGGGCCGACGAGTACGCGGAGATCATGCAGCAGTGTGCCTCCGGTGATCTCACCCAGCGGATGGAACCCGACGGGGAGAACGAGGCGATGGATCGTATCGCCAGCGAGTTCAACGAGATGATCGACGAACTCGAGAAGACCACCGGACAGCTCAAAAGCTTCGCCGACGAAGTCGAGACCGCCGGCGAGGTCGTCCAGACCTCTTCGGAAAGCGTCCGGGACGCCTCCGAGCAGGTCGCGGATTCGATCCAGAAGATCTCCGACGACGCCTACGATCAGAAAGAGCGTCTCCAGGAAATCTCCAACGCGATGGACGACATCGCACACGATCTCGAAGAGTTCGCCGCCGAGAACGACGTCGACTTCGGCGACTCACTCGATCGCATCGAGGAGATCGCCACCACGCTGAACCAGGTCGTCGAACTCAGCGAGCAGACCATGGCCGAATCCGAAAACGTCGCCGGCGCTGCCGAGGAGCAGGCCGCTGAACTCAACGAGGTCAGCCAGCGCGCCGAAGACCTCTCACGCTACGCGCGCCCGCTGCGGGAGGTCCTCGATCGCTTCGAGACCGAGTCCGAACACGAGTTCTACTTCCCGACCGGACCCGGCTCGGGCGAGGCCAACGTGCCTGACGACGAACAGTAG
- a CDS encoding NAD(P)/FAD-dependent oxidoreductase: MSGEADRRLVIAGTGIAGLTAAIYAARANNDPLILEGDEPGGQLTLTTDVENYPGFPEGIGGPELINNMKEQARTFGAEIENGVVETVEEGDPIGVTLTNGRSLTADAFIAASGASARTLDIPGEDDLMGYGVSTCATCDGAFFRDEDMLVIGGGDAAMEEANFLTKFADTVYIAHRREDFRAEEYWVDRIMEKVDEGEVELLKNTEATEIHGSQADGIDHVSLVRHPDGHPKAKLESGQGDAVERSDLDVGAVFLAIGHTPNTEYLEDTPVELDEAGYIQTEGGSGGGQTKTGVEGIFAAGDVVDYHYQQAVTAAGMGCKAALDVDEYLESIEQEAAGIETAQAGD; encoded by the coding sequence ATGTCTGGGGAGGCCGATCGTCGACTCGTTATCGCAGGGACAGGTATCGCCGGCCTGACGGCCGCCATCTACGCGGCGCGGGCGAACAACGATCCACTCATTCTGGAAGGCGACGAGCCGGGTGGCCAGTTGACGCTCACGACCGACGTCGAGAACTACCCGGGATTCCCGGAGGGAATCGGTGGCCCCGAACTCATAAACAACATGAAAGAGCAGGCACGAACGTTCGGGGCCGAGATCGAGAACGGCGTCGTCGAGACCGTCGAGGAGGGAGACCCGATCGGGGTGACACTCACGAACGGACGGTCGCTGACGGCGGACGCGTTCATCGCTGCGTCGGGAGCGAGCGCTCGGACGCTCGATATCCCCGGCGAGGACGATCTCATGGGGTACGGCGTCTCGACGTGTGCGACCTGTGACGGCGCCTTCTTCCGCGACGAGGATATGCTGGTGATCGGGGGCGGCGACGCTGCCATGGAAGAGGCGAACTTCCTGACCAAGTTCGCCGACACCGTCTACATCGCCCACCGTCGGGAGGACTTCCGGGCCGAGGAGTACTGGGTCGACCGTATCATGGAGAAAGTCGACGAGGGCGAGGTAGAACTGCTAAAGAACACGGAAGCGACCGAGATCCACGGCAGTCAGGCCGACGGCATCGATCACGTCTCGCTGGTTCGGCACCCGGACGGCCACCCGAAAGCGAAACTCGAGTCCGGGCAGGGAGATGCGGTCGAACGGTCCGACCTCGATGTCGGCGCCGTCTTCCTGGCGATCGGGCACACACCCAATACCGAGTACCTCGAAGACACGCCCGTCGAACTGGACGAGGCGGGCTATATCCAAACAGAAGGGGGAAGCGGCGGCGGACAGACCAAAACCGGTGTCGAGGGGATCTTCGCCGCAGGTGACGTCGTCGACTATCACTACCAGCAGGCCGTGACGGCCGCCGGGATGGGCTGTAAGGCGGCACTCGACGTCGACGAGTACCTCGAATCGATCGAGCAGGAGGCGGCCGGTATCGAGACGGCACAGGCGGGCGACTGA
- a CDS encoding DUF7545 family protein, with translation MADDTVTLTIEDDDTTDELTVPIALIEMLREEEGETPAEIIGDIAMFGLAQRIHGAIHHGQGEPPQNVKDAEQRTMELFEDRFGASYGELTGHDH, from the coding sequence ATGGCTGACGATACTGTCACGCTGACGATCGAGGACGACGACACGACCGACGAACTCACGGTGCCGATCGCGCTGATCGAGATGCTGCGCGAGGAAGAGGGCGAGACGCCGGCCGAGATTATCGGTGACATCGCAATGTTCGGCCTCGCCCAGCGGATCCACGGAGCGATCCACCACGGACAGGGCGAGCCGCCACAAAACGTCAAAGACGCCGAACAGCGGACGATGGAGCTGTTCGAAGACCGGTTCGGCGCGAGCTACGGCGAACTTACCGGCCACGACCACTAG
- a CDS encoding Hvo_1808 family surface protein, translated as MSWPRTAFVLVALCLVIGASGGTAWAVDGDASQSDRVGNETTDVPPDPDEDRIGWEGGYWYNESVDVDQYDGLSDAELQRYKYRTMARLERIRGLEFTDDVAIEFIGPGEVEDRIEGNITQFRGTGQQWEALFVIGEDRNAERVLLGTLVGSVAGWAAEEGSETVVLITDDPSEPTVPPTLLAHELVHVLQHQQFDLSAERYQRATLDGEHAKDAVVEGEASYLDSVYEQYCTNGSWDCADERPFATGPDVGVEYGLFPYLQAPYTLGGEYVSRLVDRGGFDAVDAAHRNPPEYSVTALHGRQAETASQAGIAPSSPLSVPDRSADGWTRQGGPDRVGAMGLTAILGDRALAWRNGVLYAYANGSADGYVWETRWSNATTAQRFLDAYRDEIRSKDGVNVSAGVWQIPDGPFADAFALDRTGDTVRIVNAPSVGALSAVHDSPSDLDGADAGSTVDAGSQTTASSAEQTTAADGSGPGFGFIAAFVAVFVAIAAAKRSAV; from the coding sequence ATGTCGTGGCCACGAACGGCCTTCGTTCTGGTGGCGCTCTGTCTCGTGATTGGGGCGAGCGGCGGGACCGCTTGGGCTGTCGACGGTGACGCGTCTCAGTCGGACCGGGTCGGCAACGAAACGACCGACGTGCCACCGGACCCTGACGAGGACCGAATCGGGTGGGAAGGCGGCTACTGGTACAACGAGTCCGTCGACGTCGATCAGTATGACGGGCTCTCGGACGCCGAACTACAGCGATACAAGTACCGAACGATGGCTCGACTGGAACGGATCCGCGGGCTGGAGTTCACTGACGATGTCGCGATCGAATTTATCGGACCCGGCGAAGTCGAGGATCGCATCGAGGGCAACATCACGCAGTTTCGCGGCACCGGCCAGCAGTGGGAAGCGCTGTTCGTGATCGGCGAGGACCGCAATGCCGAGCGAGTCCTTCTCGGGACGCTCGTCGGGAGCGTCGCCGGCTGGGCCGCCGAAGAGGGGTCCGAAACCGTCGTGTTGATCACCGACGATCCGTCCGAGCCGACCGTTCCGCCGACGTTGCTGGCTCACGAACTCGTCCACGTCCTCCAGCACCAGCAGTTCGATCTCAGTGCCGAGCGGTACCAGCGGGCGACGCTTGACGGCGAACACGCCAAAGACGCCGTCGTCGAGGGCGAGGCGAGTTACCTCGACAGCGTCTACGAACAGTACTGTACCAACGGGTCCTGGGACTGTGCCGATGAGCGTCCCTTCGCGACTGGGCCGGATGTCGGCGTCGAGTACGGACTCTTTCCGTATCTCCAAGCCCCGTACACGCTCGGCGGTGAATACGTCAGCCGCCTGGTCGATCGGGGCGGGTTCGACGCCGTCGACGCCGCACACCGGAACCCGCCCGAATATAGCGTCACCGCGTTACACGGACGACAGGCCGAGACCGCAAGCCAGGCCGGGATCGCACCGTCGTCGCCGTTGTCCGTGCCCGACCGATCGGCCGACGGCTGGACGCGCCAGGGTGGGCCGGACCGCGTCGGTGCCATGGGGTTGACGGCGATACTCGGTGACAGGGCGCTGGCCTGGCGTAACGGCGTCCTCTACGCGTACGCGAACGGCTCGGCGGACGGCTACGTCTGGGAGACGCGCTGGTCGAACGCGACGACGGCCCAACGGTTTCTCGACGCGTATCGCGACGAGATCCGATCGAAAGACGGAGTCAACGTCTCTGCAGGGGTCTGGCAGATCCCGGACGGCCCGTTCGCCGATGCGTTCGCTCTCGATCGGACCGGTGATACTGTCCGAATCGTGAACGCCCCATCAGTCGGGGCGCTCTCGGCTGTCCACGACTCCCCGTCCGATCTGGACGGTGCTGACGCTGGATCGACTGTCGACGCCGGGAGTCAGACGACTGCCAGCAGCGCGGAGCAGACGACGGCCGCCGACGGGAGCGGCCCTGGGTTTGGCTTCATCGCCGCATTCGTCGCTGTCTTCGTTGCTATAGCGGCCGCAAAAAGATCGGCAGTCTAG
- a CDS encoding O-acetylhomoserine aminocarboxypropyltransferase/cysteine synthase family protein, translating into MTDQDSVGPQYFGTRCVHAGQHPDPETGAVAPPIYQTTSYAFEDAEQAADQYALQAEGNIYSRFDNPTVRMLERRLADLEGGIDAVATGSGMAALDGITFLLAEAGDNVVSASSIYGGTHSYFTKTASRRGIDARFVDTLDYDGYAEAIDENTAYVHIETIANPSLVTPDIERIAEIAHDRDVPLVVDNTFATPALCRPTEHGADLVWESTTKWIHGSGTTIGGVIVDGGTFPWADHAEDYPEIGAENPAFGTNFAEQFGDRAFTVAARQRAVRSLGDGQAPFDAWQTLQGVETLALRMERHCENAARVAEWLDDNEAVAWVQYPGLESHETHDNAAEYLENGYGGMIAFGLEGGYEAGKRLCEETELAQFLANVGDAKTLIIHPASTTHAQLSESEQRESGVTPDLVRLSVGIEDARDIIADLKAGIE; encoded by the coding sequence ATGACTGATCAGGATTCTGTGGGGCCACAGTACTTCGGGACACGGTGTGTCCACGCCGGCCAGCACCCGGATCCGGAGACGGGTGCGGTCGCACCGCCGATCTACCAGACAACGTCCTACGCCTTCGAAGACGCCGAGCAGGCAGCCGACCAGTACGCCTTGCAGGCGGAGGGCAACATCTACTCGCGGTTCGACAATCCAACCGTTCGGATGCTGGAGCGTCGACTGGCCGACCTCGAGGGTGGCATCGACGCCGTCGCGACCGGGTCGGGGATGGCCGCGCTCGACGGGATCACCTTCCTGCTGGCCGAAGCGGGCGACAACGTCGTCTCGGCGTCCTCGATCTACGGGGGCACACATAGCTACTTCACGAAAACCGCGAGCCGTCGTGGAATCGACGCCCGCTTCGTTGACACCCTCGACTACGACGGCTACGCCGAGGCGATCGACGAGAACACGGCCTACGTCCACATCGAGACGATCGCTAACCCGTCACTGGTGACGCCGGACATCGAGCGCATCGCGGAGATCGCACACGACCGCGATGTCCCGCTGGTCGTCGACAACACCTTCGCGACGCCCGCGCTCTGTCGCCCGACCGAACACGGCGCGGACCTGGTCTGGGAGTCCACGACGAAGTGGATCCACGGGTCGGGGACGACCATCGGGGGCGTCATCGTCGACGGCGGCACGTTCCCGTGGGCCGACCACGCGGAGGACTATCCCGAGATCGGGGCCGAGAACCCCGCGTTCGGGACGAACTTCGCCGAGCAGTTCGGTGATCGGGCCTTTACCGTGGCTGCTCGTCAGCGAGCGGTCCGGAGCCTGGGCGACGGACAGGCACCGTTCGATGCCTGGCAAACGCTCCAGGGCGTCGAGACGCTTGCCCTGCGGATGGAGCGCCACTGTGAAAACGCCGCCCGCGTCGCCGAGTGGCTCGACGACAACGAGGCGGTCGCCTGGGTCCAGTACCCCGGACTGGAAAGCCACGAGACCCATGACAATGCGGCTGAATATCTCGAAAACGGATACGGCGGGATGATCGCGTTCGGTCTGGAAGGCGGCTACGAGGCGGGCAAGCGACTCTGTGAGGAGACCGAACTCGCGCAGTTTTTGGCCAACGTCGGCGACGCGAAGACGCTGATTATCCACCCGGCCTCGACGACTCACGCCCAGTTGAGCGAGAGCGAGCAGCGCGAGAGCGGCGTCACGCCCGACCTCGTTCGGCTGTCGGTCGGGATCGAAGACGCCAGAGACATCATTGCGGACCTCAAAGCAGGTATCGAGTAA
- the metX gene encoding homoserine O-acetyltransferase MetX, translating into MEVERGTVSLGEFEFECGESIPDLEVAYEAYGEFTGDNAVLVCHALTGSAHVASHRDTAETSGQARAWWDDIVGPGKAIDTNEYYVVCANVPGSCYGTTGPASENPETGEPYGTDFPPVTIGDWTEAQRKLLDELGVPALHAVVGGSVGGMNVLEWAKRHPDHVDRIASIAAAARVDPQGLALDAIARRAITTDEHWNGGNYYGGPSPDDGLAIARQIGHVMYLSKASMEKKFGRRAAGRDAVRSFPTDPAASFFPYRDIESYLDYQAERFVERFDANSYLYLTRAMDNYDLASGFESDSNALAAFEGEALVMSFTADWHFTVDQAEDLAESLRAADVGTAHHVVESDHGHDAFLVEPGNVGPPLADFLDEGVDGTAISDTEDDGIEESREFAPVHNSLFSA; encoded by the coding sequence ATGGAGGTCGAGCGCGGGACGGTCTCGCTGGGCGAGTTCGAGTTCGAGTGCGGTGAGTCGATCCCGGACCTGGAGGTCGCCTACGAGGCCTACGGGGAGTTCACCGGCGACAACGCGGTGCTCGTGTGTCACGCCCTGACCGGCAGCGCACACGTCGCCAGCCACCGCGACACCGCCGAGACGAGCGGCCAGGCCCGGGCCTGGTGGGACGACATCGTCGGCCCCGGGAAGGCGATCGACACTAACGAGTACTACGTCGTCTGCGCGAACGTGCCCGGCTCCTGCTACGGGACGACCGGTCCCGCGAGCGAGAACCCCGAGACGGGCGAGCCCTACGGGACGGATTTCCCGCCGGTGACGATCGGCGACTGGACCGAAGCCCAACGTAAGTTGCTTGACGAACTCGGCGTGCCCGCACTACACGCGGTTGTCGGCGGGAGCGTCGGCGGAATGAACGTCCTCGAGTGGGCCAAGCGCCACCCCGACCACGTCGATCGGATCGCCTCGATCGCGGCCGCCGCCCGGGTCGATCCACAGGGTCTCGCGCTCGACGCGATCGCCCGCCGGGCGATCACCACCGACGAGCACTGGAACGGCGGCAACTACTACGGCGGCCCCAGCCCGGACGACGGGCTCGCCATCGCCCGCCAGATCGGCCACGTCATGTACCTCTCGAAAGCCAGCATGGAGAAGAAGTTCGGCCGCAGAGCGGCAGGACGGGACGCCGTTCGGTCGTTCCCGACCGATCCCGCCGCGTCGTTTTTTCCATATCGGGACATCGAGTCCTACCTGGACTATCAGGCCGAGCGGTTCGTCGAACGGTTCGACGCCAACAGCTATCTGTACCTGACCCGGGCGATGGACAACTACGATCTCGCGTCGGGCTTCGAATCCGACAGCAATGCGCTGGCCGCCTTCGAGGGCGAGGCGCTCGTGATGTCCTTTACCGCCGACTGGCACTTCACCGTCGATCAGGCCGAAGACCTGGCTGAGTCGCTCAGAGCCGCCGACGTTGGGACTGCACATCACGTCGTCGAGTCCGACCACGGTCACGACGCGTTCCTGGTCGAACCCGGCAACGTCGGCCCGCCGCTGGCGGACTTTCTGGATGAGGGGGTCGACGGCACAGCCATCTCCGATACCGAGGACGACGGTATCGAGGAGAGTCGGGAGTTCGCACCCGTCCACAACAGCCTTTTTTCGGCGTGA
- a CDS encoding alpha/beta hydrolase produces the protein MHDSDSPHQDQPLTTAGSNLDDADAAAILLHGRGATAQSVLQLTDHFEVENIAYLAPQAAGNTWYPNPFTAPVESNEPGRTSGLRAIGGAISEAESAGIPTANTVSLGFSQGACLASEFAARNPDRYGGVVALSGGLIGESIDLEAYDGDLDGTPVFLGCSDSDPHIPAERVRESAAVFERLGGDVTKRLYEGMGHGINDDEIEFVSGLLADL, from the coding sequence ATGCACGACAGCGACTCGCCACATCAGGACCAGCCGCTCACGACAGCCGGAAGCAACCTCGACGACGCCGACGCCGCGGCGATTCTGCTCCACGGTCGGGGTGCGACTGCCCAGAGCGTCCTCCAGTTAACCGACCACTTCGAGGTCGAGAATATCGCGTATCTCGCGCCCCAGGCGGCCGGAAACACGTGGTATCCGAACCCGTTCACCGCGCCTGTCGAATCCAACGAACCGGGGCGGACGTCGGGACTGCGTGCTATTGGTGGAGCCATCTCTGAGGCCGAATCGGCCGGGATTCCGACTGCAAACACTGTTTCGCTGGGCTTCTCGCAGGGCGCGTGCCTCGCCAGCGAGTTCGCCGCGAGGAATCCGGATCGCTACGGCGGGGTCGTCGCGCTGAGCGGCGGTCTCATCGGCGAGTCGATCGACCTCGAGGCGTACGACGGAGATCTGGACGGCACGCCGGTCTTCCTGGGCTGTAGCGACAGCGATCCGCACATCCCCGCCGAGCGCGTCCGCGAGTCGGCGGCCGTCTTCGAACGACTGGGCGGGGACGTGACGAAACGGCTCTACGAGGGAATGGGCCACGGCATCAACGACGACGAGATCGAGTTCGTCTCGGGGCTCCTCGCGGATCTGTGA
- a CDS encoding 3-isopropylmalate dehydratase small subunit yields MVDKPQHITDVSGTGVPIYGDDIDTDQILPARFMKEVTFDNMADYLFYDARRDDGEFNDHPLNRFAGANVAVVNKNFGMGSSREHAPQAMMRWGIDAVVGESYAEIFRDNCKSLGIPAATADHETVTEIQEWIEANPDEDIHIDVEAETVTYGDTTVDVEIDGAMQQALVEGIWDTTSLMYSNMSKVEETVADLPYIEAE; encoded by the coding sequence ATGGTCGACAAACCCCAGCATATCACGGACGTATCGGGGACCGGTGTGCCGATCTACGGCGACGACATCGACACCGACCAGATCCTGCCGGCGCGGTTCATGAAGGAGGTCACCTTCGACAACATGGCCGATTACCTCTTCTATGACGCCCGGCGCGACGACGGCGAGTTCAACGATCACCCGCTGAACCGCTTTGCGGGTGCGAACGTCGCAGTCGTCAACAAGAACTTCGGGATGGGCTCGTCCCGGGAACACGCCCCGCAAGCGATGATGCGGTGGGGCATCGACGCGGTCGTCGGTGAGTCCTACGCCGAGATCTTCCGGGACAACTGCAAGTCGCTCGGCATCCCCGCAGCCACGGCCGACCACGAGACCGTCACCGAGATCCAGGAGTGGATCGAGGCCAATCCCGACGAGGACATCCACATCGACGTCGAGGCTGAGACGGTCACCTACGGCGACACCACTGTCGACGTCGAGATCGACGGCGCGATGCAGCAGGCGCTCGTCGAGGGCATCTGGGACACGACGAGTCTCATGTACTCGAACATGAGCAAGGTCGAGGAGACCGTCGCGGACCTGCCGTATATCGAAGCCGAGTAG
- the leuC gene encoding 3-isopropylmalate dehydratase large subunit has translation MSSGTLYDKVWDKHKVTELPNGQDQLFIGLHLVHEVTSPQAFGMLRERDIDVAYPGRTFATTDHIAPTEEAKRKRPLEDDQAEKMLDALDTNTAENGITFFDFESGRQGITHVVAPELGLTQPGMTVACGDSHTATHGAFGSIGVGVGTSQIRDILATGSIAAEKQKVRRIEVEGSLNEGVYAKDIILKIIQELGVDGGVGHVYEYGGPAIEELGMEGRLAVCNMSIEGGARAGYINPDETTYDYLKGREYVPEGEEFEQLKEYWESIASDADAEYDDVVTIDVDDMDPMVTWGINPGQVVEISEPVPAPEDFETETDQEAAQQALDHMDIEPGQSMLGYDIDVAFLGTCTNGRVSDFRRAAEILEGHTIDDGVRALAVPGSETVRRQCEAEGIDETFIEAGFQWRRAGCSMCLAMNDDSLEGDEAAASSSNRNFIGRQGSKDGRTVLMSPVMVAAAAVEGEITDVRRFYDDRADALTAEDVSEVAD, from the coding sequence ATGAGTTCAGGAACGCTGTACGACAAGGTATGGGACAAGCACAAGGTAACCGAACTGCCGAACGGACAGGATCAACTGTTCATCGGGCTGCACCTCGTCCACGAGGTCACGAGCCCGCAGGCGTTCGGGATGCTCCGGGAGCGCGACATCGACGTCGCCTATCCCGGGCGGACCTTCGCGACGACCGACCACATCGCGCCGACCGAGGAGGCAAAGCGCAAGCGGCCACTTGAGGACGACCAGGCCGAGAAGATGTTGGACGCGCTGGACACGAACACGGCCGAGAACGGCATCACGTTCTTCGACTTCGAGTCCGGCAGGCAGGGCATCACTCACGTCGTCGCGCCGGAACTGGGGTTGACCCAGCCCGGCATGACTGTCGCTTGCGGTGACAGCCACACGGCGACCCACGGCGCCTTCGGCTCGATCGGGGTCGGCGTCGGTACCAGTCAGATTCGGGATATCCTGGCGACCGGCTCGATCGCCGCCGAGAAACAGAAGGTCCGGCGGATCGAGGTCGAAGGCAGCCTCAACGAGGGCGTCTACGCGAAGGACATCATCCTGAAAATCATCCAGGAGCTGGGTGTCGACGGCGGCGTCGGCCACGTCTACGAGTACGGCGGCCCCGCGATCGAGGAACTCGGTATGGAAGGCCGGCTGGCGGTCTGTAACATGTCCATCGAGGGCGGCGCTCGCGCGGGCTATATCAACCCCGACGAGACCACCTACGACTACCTGAAGGGTCGGGAGTACGTCCCCGAGGGCGAGGAGTTCGAACAGCTCAAGGAGTACTGGGAGTCCATCGCGAGCGACGCGGACGCCGAGTACGACGACGTCGTCACGATCGACGTCGACGACATGGATCCGATGGTCACCTGGGGTATCAATCCCGGGCAGGTCGTCGAGATCTCCGAGCCAGTCCCCGCACCCGAGGACTTCGAGACCGAGACCGATCAAGAAGCCGCCCAGCAGGCGCTGGATCACATGGACATCGAACCCGGCCAGTCGATGCTGGGCTACGATATCGACGTCGCATTCTTGGGCACCTGTACGAACGGACGCGTCAGCGACTTCCGGCGCGCCGCCGAAATCCTGGAGGGCCACACCATCGACGATGGCGTGCGTGCGCTGGCCGTCCCCGGATCGGAGACCGTTCGCCGTCAGTGTGAGGCCGAGGGTATCGACGAGACGTTCATCGAGGCCGGCTTCCAGTGGCGACGGGCGGGCTGTTCGATGTGCCTGGCGATGAACGACGACTCTCTGGAAGGTGACGAGGCGGCCGCGTCCTCTTCGAACCGCAACTTCATCGGCCGACAGGGGTCCAAGGACGGCCGGACGGTCCTGATGAGCCCGGTGATGGTCGCCGCGGCGGCGGTCGAGGGCGAGATCACGGACGTGCGGCGCTTCTACGACGACCGGGCGGATGCACTGACTGCCGAGGATGTCTCGGAGGTGGCTGACTGA